In one Moritella sp. 5 genomic region, the following are encoded:
- the rpoH gene encoding RNA polymerase sigma factor RpoH, with amino-acid sequence MSKDMQSMALVPQGSIEAYIQGVNSIPMLTAEQEKELGERLQNEGDVDAARQLIMSHLRFVVHVARGYAGYGLSQADLIQEGNIGLMKAVKRFNPAVGVRLVSFAVHWVKAEIHEFVLRNWRVVKVATTKAQRKLFFNLRKSKKRLGWFTNAEVQTVAETLGVSTKDVVEMESRMSYSDQAFDLYADDDSDKDSGSMSFSPAQYLEDNASDVAQQVERENWDKSASQRLTNAISELDERSQDIVKSRWLAEDKATLQHLANRYGVSAERVRQLEKNAMKKLREFIAE; translated from the coding sequence ATGAGCAAAGATATGCAAAGTATGGCATTAGTTCCTCAGGGTAGCATTGAAGCCTATATCCAAGGTGTGAATAGTATTCCAATGTTGACTGCTGAACAAGAAAAGGAACTAGGCGAACGCTTGCAGAATGAAGGTGATGTCGATGCTGCACGTCAGTTAATCATGTCGCATTTGCGCTTTGTTGTTCACGTTGCTCGTGGTTACGCAGGTTATGGCCTTTCTCAAGCGGATCTAATCCAGGAAGGTAATATCGGCTTAATGAAGGCTGTAAAACGATTTAACCCTGCTGTTGGCGTAAGACTGGTGTCTTTTGCTGTACATTGGGTGAAAGCGGAAATTCATGAATTTGTACTGCGTAATTGGCGAGTAGTGAAAGTTGCGACGACTAAAGCGCAACGTAAACTATTCTTTAATCTACGTAAATCAAAAAAACGCTTAGGCTGGTTTACCAATGCTGAAGTGCAAACAGTTGCTGAAACCCTTGGCGTTTCGACTAAAGATGTAGTTGAAATGGAATCAAGAATGTCTTACTCAGATCAAGCATTTGATTTGTATGCTGATGATGATAGCGATAAAGATTCAGGTTCAATGAGTTTTTCGCCAGCTCAGTATTTAGAAGATAACGCTTCAGATGTTGCACAACAAGTTGAACGTGAAAACTGGGATAAAAGTGCATCTCAACGTTTAACTAACGCAATTTCTGAATTAGATGAGCGTAGTCAAGATATCGTTAAATCACGTTGGTTAGCGGAAGACAAAGCAACACTGCAACACTTAGCTAATCGTTATGGTGTTTCTGCAGAACGTGTACGTCAGTTAGAAAAAAATGCAATGAAAAAACTGCGTGAGTTTATTGCAGAATAA
- a CDS encoding RelA/SpoT domain-containing protein, with protein sequence MYSFLRTSLILVLMLAGKAPLEAATMLSLSQTSNNGSATNRVRTQISKDLAGLYQLSDISSSNIMQPYSDFDSLYSLAESAQDELATLTQQIALMSQTSAVIPAIKSIERAKAKIANKHDGAVEKITDLARSSLVAKNSHELLSAYELLEQETDIIQVKNRFNSPKQNGYRDINLLVRLPKTQMIVEVQLHVDRIEAIKNGPEHDNYAKIQEINHNAKQQQREISEIELFKVAQLKEESSNLYQVAWQQQLMVELKTSFKQMA encoded by the coding sequence ATGTATAGCTTTCTCAGAACATCATTAATTTTAGTATTAATGCTAGCAGGTAAAGCGCCGCTTGAAGCCGCGACCATGCTTAGCCTTAGTCAAACTTCTAATAACGGCAGTGCAACTAACCGAGTTCGCACACAAATAAGCAAAGACTTAGCCGGTCTTTATCAATTGTCTGATATTAGCAGCAGCAATATCATGCAACCTTACAGCGATTTTGACTCACTTTATTCATTAGCTGAATCAGCACAAGATGAGTTAGCGACCCTAACTCAACAAATCGCATTAATGTCACAGACAAGTGCTGTGATTCCTGCAATCAAAAGCATTGAAAGAGCAAAAGCTAAGATTGCCAACAAACATGATGGCGCAGTAGAGAAAATTACCGATTTAGCCCGTAGCTCGCTTGTAGCCAAAAACAGCCATGAATTACTCAGTGCTTATGAGCTACTTGAACAAGAAACCGATATCATCCAAGTGAAAAACCGTTTTAATAGTCCAAAACAAAATGGTTACCGTGATATAAATTTATTAGTACGATTACCAAAAACACAGATGATAGTAGAAGTTCAGTTACATGTAGATCGTATTGAAGCAATTAAGAATGGTCCTGAACATGACAATTACGCCAAGATCCAAGAAATCAACCATAATGCCAAACAGCAGCAACGTGAGATATCTGAAATTGAATTATTTAAAGTTGCGCAGTTAAAAGAAGAGTCGAGCAATTTATACCAAGTGGCTTGGCAACAACAGTTAATGGTTGAACTAAAGACTAGCTTTAAACAGATGGCATAA
- a CDS encoding OmpA family protein, with protein sequence MMKKTITAVMIVAALSGCARQNATTGEDETNTATKSAIGGAIAGALIGAATGKKNAAIYGAVGGAAIGGGIGYYFDRQEEALRQELTGSGVQVKRVGENELQLIMAKGIGFKTAGYNLSSDIHSSLNSVAKILNEYPKSSLRIVGHTDSVGSAESNLTLSEERAESVSEYLNKRGIKSGRLSTRGYGERRPIVSNKTKDGRAANRRVEITITAS encoded by the coding sequence ATGATGAAAAAAACAATAACTGCAGTAATGATTGTTGCTGCTCTTTCTGGCTGCGCTCGTCAAAATGCGACCACAGGTGAAGACGAAACGAATACAGCAACGAAGTCTGCCATTGGTGGTGCAATTGCAGGTGCATTAATCGGTGCTGCAACGGGCAAGAAAAATGCAGCGATATATGGGGCCGTTGGTGGTGCTGCAATCGGTGGTGGTATTGGTTACTATTTTGATCGTCAAGAAGAAGCATTACGCCAAGAATTGACGGGTTCTGGTGTGCAAGTTAAGCGTGTTGGTGAAAACGAACTGCAGTTGATTATGGCCAAGGGTATTGGTTTTAAAACCGCGGGTTATAACTTAAGTAGTGATATTCACTCAAGCTTAAACAGCGTTGCTAAAATTCTTAATGAGTATCCTAAGTCATCACTACGTATTGTTGGTCATACGGATAGTGTAGGCAGTGCTGAGTCGAATTTAACACTCTCTGAAGAGCGTGCTGAATCTGTGAGTGAATACCTTAATAAACGTGGTATTAAATCAGGTCGTTTGTCTACGCGTGGTTATGGTGAACGTCGTCCTATTGTGTCAAATAAAACAAAGGATGGCCGTGCTGCTAACCGTCGTGTAGAAATTACTATTACTGCGAGTTAA
- a CDS encoding murein transglycosylase domain-containing protein gives MVIFRILLIAISCSVLTACSMSDYQYSVELASLNNASQALERLSYQQSDYRAKTERTDEKDNTALRTLKDNYRQQVIELWGDTKHSFSTNYRYIKYTNNYHSRSIIDFQQGRVRVETLAQPNSQQYLKQAIEYTLLAPEHPKYTDFYTSYSSEIKGKPFLYLQVKDNEGRSIKWHWRASHYANYLIKHKRKQITINGRSVDAVTFTLTANHIRVRMQRYQAQIKQSAQHYGIDSNIVTAMIQVDSLFNPYALNRNGRIGLMQISSSIGRDVFHQQKKYPFKPQPNWLFNNNNNLDIGISYLNLLDKQYLKNISNPKSRYYATLASYIAGPKNMLQTFSKNKNEALSIINGLSSYEVYQSFTNAQSRAEIKNYVYEVNRHFRQLNR, from the coding sequence ATGGTTATATTCCGAATTCTATTAATCGCTATCAGTTGCAGTGTATTAACCGCCTGCTCGATGAGTGACTATCAATATTCCGTCGAACTCGCCAGTCTTAATAACGCATCACAAGCGTTAGAACGCCTATCTTATCAACAATCTGATTACCGCGCTAAAACAGAAAGAACCGACGAAAAAGACAATACCGCACTTAGAACCTTAAAAGACAATTATCGTCAGCAAGTTATCGAACTTTGGGGTGATACTAAGCACTCGTTTTCGACGAATTATCGCTATATCAAATATACCAACAATTACCACAGCCGCTCAATTATCGATTTTCAACAAGGTCGCGTCCGTGTCGAGACACTCGCGCAACCAAATAGTCAGCAATATCTTAAACAGGCGATTGAGTACACGCTACTTGCCCCTGAACACCCTAAATACACAGATTTCTACACCAGTTACAGCTCTGAAATTAAAGGGAAGCCCTTTCTTTACCTACAAGTTAAAGACAATGAGGGGAGGTCAATAAAATGGCATTGGCGCGCCTCTCATTATGCTAACTATCTTATTAAGCATAAGCGTAAGCAAATAACGATAAATGGCCGCTCGGTAGACGCCGTGACGTTTACGTTAACCGCTAACCATATCAGAGTGCGTATGCAGCGCTACCAAGCCCAGATTAAGCAATCAGCGCAACACTATGGCATTGATAGCAACATAGTCACCGCCATGATCCAAGTCGATAGCTTGTTTAACCCCTACGCATTAAATCGCAATGGCCGTATTGGCCTAATGCAGATATCCAGTTCAATTGGCAGGGATGTATTTCATCAACAAAAGAAATATCCTTTTAAGCCACAACCAAACTGGTTATTTAATAACAATAACAATCTAGATATCGGCATTAGTTATTTAAATCTATTAGATAAACAGTACCTTAAAAATATTAGCAACCCAAAATCTCGCTACTATGCCACGTTAGCAAGTTATATTGCTGGACCTAAAAATATGCTGCAAACCTTCTCGAAGAACAAAAATGAAGCACTAAGTATAATAAATGGCTTATCTTCTTATGAGGTTTACCAAAGTTTCACTAATGCGCAATCTCGCGCTGAAATAAAAAACTATGTATACGAGGTAAACCGTCATTTTCGTCAACTTAACCGTTAA